From a region of the Gemmatimonadota bacterium genome:
- a CDS encoding S9 family peptidase — MPPAVYALLSLLQTAPQAGSPRSPTVPVAAPASDSIDRAAYEAYLDFGGLVRGGRVQPGWLADGSSFWYAEGGPQDRVMSRVTLPANRKEPLFDIPRLRAALTEKLGFEPAGRGVPFEQVAFVGPSLVQFALEGSTWQLDLRTYRLERPIPPTSFDYSPLLVSEQARTTPRMFYKEQFAGLGRSLVPESPSPDGKWFASIEDDDIVLRATIDGRTVKVTHDGQPEQFWDVETVKWNPWSPDGQRLAVFKIDTRGMARIPTVQWLKPLEEAVEVITIPAGGRLNRNELYLLDVFGGAPVHVDIGDTTDQYLIVLGWLPDGAHLLFARYDRLLTKVDIMSADARTGAARVLMTEQSKTFLTNQHEAIWSTDTGLTPLPDGSGFIWRSERDGWDHLYRYDMNGTLVARLTQGTFPVTKVVRVDQKNGWVYFYAHGDQARPYDTHLYRVSLTGTGFHQLTDGPGQHGVQLSPSAEYFTDTFSSVDVPPKTVLRKADGSLLGTLGEADLGQVKRVGWVPPKEYVVKAADGKTDLWATMYFPYNFDPKKKYPVVEYIYGGPQTTWRPMDFGGAFVGPLARLINFDRALANLGFLVVTLDGRGTPGRSKAFHDAIYRNWGNFEIADHAGALRQLGERLPFMDLSRVGIHGASWGGHYAFRALTQAPDLYKVAVAEFPGFDSRSFTLYEIYLGMPQDNKALYDAADAFALAPKVKGKLLLTSGTNDTGTMKDMFKMSEQLIRLGIQHKVMVYPNTGHGALGRSGEYNAELKVRYFVEHLKP; from the coding sequence ATGCCTCCAGCCGTCTACGCTCTCCTAAGCCTGCTCCAGACCGCCCCTCAAGCCGGCAGCCCCCGCTCGCCGACCGTTCCCGTCGCTGCCCCGGCATCGGATTCGATCGACCGAGCCGCGTACGAGGCCTACCTCGACTTCGGAGGTCTGGTGCGCGGCGGCCGGGTCCAACCCGGGTGGCTCGCCGACGGAAGCAGCTTCTGGTATGCCGAGGGCGGCCCCCAGGATCGGGTCATGTCCCGGGTGACGCTTCCGGCGAACCGGAAGGAGCCGCTCTTCGATATCCCGCGCCTCCGCGCCGCGCTGACCGAGAAGCTGGGATTCGAGCCCGCGGGCCGTGGGGTCCCGTTCGAACAGGTTGCGTTCGTGGGGCCGAGCTTGGTGCAATTCGCCCTCGAGGGCAGCACCTGGCAGCTCGACCTGCGCACCTACCGCCTGGAGCGCCCGATCCCGCCGACGTCTTTTGACTACAGCCCGCTGCTCGTGAGCGAACAGGCTCGGACCACGCCGAGGATGTTCTACAAGGAACAGTTCGCTGGGCTGGGTCGTAGCCTGGTGCCGGAGAGCCCGTCACCGGACGGCAAGTGGTTCGCCTCGATAGAGGACGACGACATCGTCCTCCGGGCCACGATCGACGGGCGGACCGTCAAGGTCACCCACGACGGCCAACCCGAGCAATTCTGGGACGTCGAGACGGTCAAGTGGAACCCGTGGTCTCCGGACGGCCAGCGGCTCGCCGTGTTCAAAATCGACACCCGGGGCATGGCCCGGATTCCGACCGTTCAATGGCTCAAGCCGCTCGAGGAAGCGGTCGAGGTCATCACCATCCCGGCCGGCGGCCGTCTCAATCGGAACGAGCTCTATCTGCTCGACGTCTTCGGCGGTGCTCCGGTCCACGTCGATATCGGCGACACCACCGACCAGTATCTCATCGTGCTGGGCTGGCTGCCGGACGGCGCCCATCTCCTGTTCGCGCGGTACGATCGACTGCTCACCAAGGTCGACATCATGAGCGCGGACGCCCGGACCGGCGCGGCCCGGGTGCTCATGACCGAGCAGTCGAAAACCTTCCTTACCAATCAGCACGAAGCGATCTGGAGCACCGACACCGGCCTCACCCCGCTGCCCGACGGCTCGGGCTTCATCTGGCGGTCCGAGCGCGACGGATGGGACCATCTGTACCGCTACGATATGAACGGAACCCTGGTCGCCCGGCTCACCCAAGGGACATTCCCGGTGACCAAAGTGGTCCGGGTGGATCAGAAGAACGGGTGGGTCTACTTCTACGCCCACGGCGATCAGGCCCGCCCCTACGACACCCATCTCTACCGGGTGAGCCTGACCGGTACCGGGTTTCATCAACTGACCGACGGGCCGGGCCAGCACGGCGTTCAGCTGTCTCCCTCGGCGGAGTACTTCACCGACACGTTTTCGAGCGTAGACGTGCCGCCCAAGACGGTCCTCCGGAAGGCCGACGGCTCCCTGCTCGGCACGCTAGGCGAGGCCGATCTCGGCCAAGTGAAACGGGTGGGCTGGGTTCCGCCGAAGGAATACGTGGTCAAGGCGGCGGACGGGAAGACCGATCTCTGGGCGACGATGTACTTCCCCTACAACTTCGATCCGAAGAAGAAGTACCCGGTAGTGGAGTACATCTATGGCGGGCCCCAGACCACGTGGCGACCGATGGACTTCGGTGGCGCCTTCGTGGGGCCGCTGGCGCGGCTCATCAACTTCGATCGAGCGCTGGCGAACCTGGGTTTTCTGGTGGTGACGCTGGATGGTCGCGGCACGCCCGGACGCTCGAAGGCTTTTCACGATGCGATCTACCGGAATTGGGGCAACTTCGAGATCGCCGACCACGCCGGCGCGCTCCGGCAGCTGGGCGAACGCCTCCCGTTCATGGATCTGAGCCGGGTCGGCATCCACGGTGCGTCGTGGGGCGGACACTACGCCTTCCGGGCCCTGACCCAGGCCCCGGATCTCTACAAGGTCGCGGTCGCGGAGTTTCCCGGCTTCGACTCGAGAAGCTTCACGCTCTACGAGATCTACCTCGGCATGCCCCAGGACAACAAGGCGTTGTACGACGCCGCCGACGCGTTTGCCCTGGCGCCCAAGGTGAAGGGGAAACTGCTGTTGACCAGCGGCACGAATGATACCGGCACGATGAAGGACATGTTCAAGATGTCCGAGCAGCTGATTCGGCTGGGTATCCAGCACAAGGTGATGGTCTATCCGAATACCGGACACGGTGCGCTCGGCAGGAGCGGGGAGTACAACGCCGAGCTCAAGGTGCGGTACTTCGTCGAGCACCTCAAGCCCTGA